The Stigmatella aurantiaca DW4/3-1 genome contains the following window.
CAGCCCTCAGCACAGGACGCACGGATCGTATCTCGGACGAGCCCATGGCTCGCCCGGAACGGCGGCATGCACTGGAGGCGAGAGCCCCCGGCTACTGCGTGGCAATGACCTCACGGCCGCTGTAGTTGCCACACGCGGCACAGGCGCGGTGCGGCAACACGGGCTCCTTGCACTTGGAGCACTTGATGACCTGCACAGCCGTCCGCAGGTTGCTGTTGGCCGCGCGGCGGCGGTCCCGGCGCATCTTCGACGTCCGCTTCTTGGGAACTCCCACGACTCACCTCGTCATCGTCGGCTCCGTCCGCCCTCGCGGGGTGCGAGGGACATAGGAGCCGTCAGTTCAGCTTGATGTTCATCAACGGCGCCAACCGAGGGTCAACGGCCTTCGGCTGACAGCCACACGGCTTCTCGTTGAGGTTCTGGCCACACTGCGCACAGAGCCCCTTGCAGTCCTCACGGCAGACCGCATTCATGGGCAGGGCGAGCAATACCTGCTCCCGGACGATCGGATCCAGATCGATCGTCTTCCCGTCGAACACTTCCTCGTCCGTGTCCTCCAGTTCGAAGGATCCTCCCCGCTCCCCGGGGTGACGGTCGTCCGAGGCCTCGTCGTCCTTGCCGCCAGCCATCTCGCCTCGGGCGAGGGACTCGGGCACCAGGTTGAGCGTAAAGGACACCGGGATGTCCAGCGTCACATCCGTCAGGCAGCGCTTGCACGGCGCCGCCACCTGGGCGGTGAAGTTCGCCTTCAGCAGCACCCCACCGCTCACCTTCCGGAAGGAAGCGTGCAAGGTCGAAGGCTGGGTTGCCCGGAAGCCGGTGTCTTGACCGGCCCCTCCCAGTGCCTCCTGAAGGAGCTGGAGACCGATGGGCTCATCCAGCTTCAGCCCCGTCTCTAGAATTTGTTCAATCTTTACGACCATCTACAAGGCTTCCAGGCAAAAGGGCGCGCAACATAGAGGGGGGTCCCCCAAAAGTCAACGCGCCGTCGTTTCCACTCCCTCCTCTCTAACGCCGGAAGCGGCCCTCTTCTGGCGGAGGTCTCCTCCCGAAAGAGGGCGCCTCCCGGCAAGCAACCCCCAGGGCCTCTCCCTCCACCCCCGGCATGCCGGGTTCCACGAGGCGCCTTCTGGAGGGCGCGCTCCCCCGGGAGCGCGTTTCACATCACTGTCACAATGGGATCTGCTAGTGCTCCCGCGCCGGGGCCATCCATGGCCCCCCCTCCTCTTTGCAGAGCGGAGCCCCTATGGCGCGAATCCTGATCATCGAAGACGAGCAGGACCTCGCCGGACTCATTGAGTACAACCTGCGGGCCGCGGGGTTCGACCCCGAGGTGGCCAACAGCGGCGCGGGCGGGCTGGCCAAGGCCCGGACCCGGCTGCCGGACCTCGTTCTCTTGGATTTGATGCTTCCGGACATCTCGGGCCACGAGGTGCTCCGGATGTTGAAGAACGACCCCGGGCTGAGAGCGGCGCCGGTGGTCATCGTCAGCGCCAAGGGCCAGGAGGCCGACCGCATCCAGGGCTTGGAGATGGGGGCGGACGACTATGTGGTGAAGCCCTTCTCCGTCCGGGAGCTGATGCTCCGGGTCAAGGCGGTGCTGCGCCGGGCGGACGCGGATGAAGGGCCCTCCACCCAGCTCACCGCGGGAGAGATCCAGCTGGACACCTCGCGGCACCAGGTGCGTGTCAAGGGCGAAGAAGTCGTCCTGACCGCGCTGGAATTCCGCCTGCTGCACACCCTGCTGGAGCGCGGGGGCCGGGTGCAGACGCGCGAGGTCCTCCTCTCGGATGTCTGGGGCATCCAGGCGGAGATTCACACCCGCACCGTGGACACGCACATCAAGCGCCTGCGCGAGAAGCTGGGGCCCGCGGGGGACATCATCGAGACGGTCCGCGGCGTGGGCTACAAGCTCAACCCTCCATGAGGCGCCTGCCATGACCCTGCGCGCCGTGCTGCTCTCCCTCCTGCTGCCCGCAGCCGTGGTCATGCTCTTGCTCGTCGTGCTGGGGCAGCCTGGCACCGCGGTGGGCGCGGCCCTGGTCACGCTGGCCGGCTCCATCGCGGCCCACGTGGCCAACCGGGATCAGGTCCATCGCCAGATTCAAGCCCTCGTGAGCAAGACCCGGGATCGCGTCGAGGGAACCGCCGTGAGCCCCTCACCGGACTCGGAGCGGATGGACGAGATGGCCAGCCTGGAGGGTGCGATCGACTCCCTCCACTCCCGGCTCACCACCCAGAACGTCCTGCGGACCCAGGAGGCTCGCACCCTCACCGCCGTGCTGGACGGCATGGTCGAAGGCATCTGGATCACCGATGCCGAAGGCACCGTCATCCGGCACAACGACGCCCTCCGGGTGATGCTCCAACCGGGCAGAGGGGCCATCGTGGGCCAGCGTCCGCTGGCCCTCATTCGGGACGAGGCCCTCAACGACGCGGTGGCGCGCGCCT
Protein-coding sequences here:
- the rpmF gene encoding 50S ribosomal protein L32, giving the protein MGVPKKRTSKMRRDRRRAANSNLRTAVQVIKCSKCKEPVLPHRACAACGNYSGREVIATQ
- a CDS encoding YceD family protein, coding for MVVKIEQILETGLKLDEPIGLQLLQEALGGAGQDTGFRATQPSTLHASFRKVSGGVLLKANFTAQVAAPCKRCLTDVTLDIPVSFTLNLVPESLARGEMAGGKDDEASDDRHPGERGGSFELEDTDEEVFDGKTIDLDPIVREQVLLALPMNAVCREDCKGLCAQCGQNLNEKPCGCQPKAVDPRLAPLMNIKLN
- a CDS encoding response regulator; translated protein: MARILIIEDEQDLAGLIEYNLRAAGFDPEVANSGAGGLAKARTRLPDLVLLDLMLPDISGHEVLRMLKNDPGLRAAPVVIVSAKGQEADRIQGLEMGADDYVVKPFSVRELMLRVKAVLRRADADEGPSTQLTAGEIQLDTSRHQVRVKGEEVVLTALEFRLLHTLLERGGRVQTREVLLSDVWGIQAEIHTRTVDTHIKRLREKLGPAGDIIETVRGVGYKLNPP